The following are from one region of the Centropristis striata isolate RG_2023a ecotype Rhode Island chromosome 19, C.striata_1.0, whole genome shotgun sequence genome:
- the naif1 gene encoding nuclear apoptosis-inducing factor 1: MASIAKKRKMNFSEREVEIIVEEIEKQKHTLVNHFNAGVTHMAKNNAWVDILKKVNAVTTCPRELPEVKKKWSDMKTEVRRKVAQARATIEGTSTDCTPVPVILTAMQQRICNLLGEATIISLPTGDSDAEITLPVTVNTATTVTLADTLPAGSETVCDEVKPINETTYHTLEDGGVVEYCTTTVSDSAPTVVAAVEAPVEMLASSSASPPPPPGQAKPQELKSRIALNSARLLQEQRVTNVHIRQIAQHLEGQNELLQMMRRSQEAQAFAQERQALALEGTQAALLALVQMLRPALKDLRKFLQSGNEGTNPSSSTSGPTADGASTEEPSRPQTPPPPQQAEEAP, translated from the exons ATGGCATCGATCGCTAAGAAGAGAAAAATGAATTTCTcggagagagaggtggaaatTATTGTAGAAGAAATAgagaaacaaaagcacacacTGGTTAACCACTTCAATGCTGGAGTCACTCACATGGCAAAGAATAACGCGTGGGTGGATATCTTGAAAAAGGTGAACGCTGTGACCACCTGTCCCAGAGAGTTGCCAGAGGTGAAAAAGAAGTGGTCTGACATGAAGACGGAGGTCCGGCGGAAAGTAGCCCAGGCCCGGGCTACCATAGAGGGGACCTCCACAGACTGCACTCCAGTTCCCGTCATCCTCACTGCTATGCAGCAGAGGATCTGTAACCTCCTAGGAGAGGCCACCATCATCAGCTTACCCACAGGAGACTCAGATGCTGAGATCACTTTACCTGTCACAGTCAACACCGCCACCACCGTCACACTAGCAGATA CTCTTCCAGCAGGCTCAGAAACAGTCTGTGATGAAGTAAAGCCAATAAATG AAACGACTTACCACACCCTGGAGGATGGAGGCGTGGTGGAGTACTGCACCACTACTGTAAGTGACTCCGCGCCCACTGTGGTGGCAGCTGTTGAAGCTCCAGTAGAAATGCTGGcctcctcctcagcctccccacctccacctccgGGTCAGGCCAAACCTCAGGAGCTGAAGAGCCGCATCGCCCTCAACTCCGCCCGCCTCCTGCAGGAGCAGAGAGTCACAAACGTCCACATCCGACAGATCGCCCAACACCTGGAGGGACAGAATGAGCTCCTGCAGATGATGCGGCGCTCCCAGGAGGCCCAGGCCTTCGCCCAGGAGCGACAGGCCCTGGCCCTGGAGGGTACGCAGGCCGCCCTGCTAGCGCTAGTGCAGATGCTCAGGCCTGCTCTCAAAGACCTGCGCAAATTCCTACAGAGCGGCAATGAGGGGACAAACCCCAGCAGCTCAACATCTGGACCAACGGCTGACGGAGCAAGCACAGAAGAGCCCAGCAGGCCCCaaacacctccacctccacagcAAGCCGAGGAGGCTCCATAG